AGCTCTTAACATTCTGTGTCCTTTCATTTTGCAGTTAAAAGCAATTGATAATGGTTTCTAAGAATGCAATTCTCTGAATTGCTAAATGGAAATGTAAACACATCTTGTTTAAGAAAGAACAAGTAACGAGGTGTATAGTGTATAGTAAATGAACATTGCAGTGGGTAATCTGTTtgaaaaacatgcatttttctttcaaaactgatttTAACAATACTGACTGTTTACAGCTTTGGCTGATGAGATAAGCACAGCTGTGCATGTGAACTTCCACTGGGGTTGTCAAACAAAAGCAAAGCATGTGTTAGAATTTGAAAGTATGCAGCCCGAGAACAatgctacagtactgtatactgttatGCGAGGGCGGTGCGGGTTATAAATACAGAGGCAGCCAGGAACACTTCTCTTCTGCATGGACCACTGCTTGGGTCTCACTATGCGTCAAATAAGGTTGGCTTGTTAGCTTGTTActgtaaatccttttttttaatccTCAGGCTTTGGTGTACCATCTCACAGTCAATGATGTGTTGCTTGTTTAAGACaaaggtacattttaaataaattgcaatGATACTGTAGCAGGTTGTTGAATGAGTTAGTAATGGGACATGCTGTCTGGAGTTTAGCAATTCCCATGTGTATATCACACATGATTTAAGGCTCCTGTCCAGCAAAAAGGTAGCGCTACCATATTGGGGAATATATTCGCACTCAAGTGTGCTGAGACAAATGGTCAATCTTATCTGTTAACTGGAATAGGAAAAGGACATGCAGTGTCGCATGAGCTTTGTTTTCTAACTTTgtctacatatttaaaaatgaccgTGTGACATTTTCTTAGAATTGATTGCCTTTTTATCCTAGtagtatttctgtttttttagcTACTGCAGCTTTGAAATATCCACTTTACAGTTAATGTTTTGACAGTGTATATTTGAGTCTGTTCTTTTTATATGCTGTATGTTTGTTGGGGCAGGAAATGCAGCTGTATAATGGGTGATGATGGTATGATTTATACATGTTAAGGTTATTTCCTTTTATTGCTTTTTGAATGATCTTGTattaacatttttgtaacattttataaaccaaagctttaaaagtatccagtacagtataaaataccAGGCTCTTTTCTTTTGAACAACACATTTTGTTGCTTGTGCACTAGGATTTCGCAGTGTTCATCGGCTGTTTGAGGAGGCCACATTTCTTCAGTATCCTGTAATTAATGAATGCATGTGGTATGTATTGCTCATGTACTGTAAAACATTCTGTTTTTATGGAACActaatgtagaaaaataatattagAATTTGAACTGCCAGTCAGTCTTAGAAAACCTTAATGAGATATTTTATCCCATGGATTAAGTTTACTGGGGTTCCAGAGATTAACGTGACCTGtgggtgtttgtttatttacaaagCAAATCTAGATTCAGCCCTGTTACTGTCTTTCAGCTCAGGGATTTTGATTAAAAATGATAGGCTTCCATGTTGTCATGTGCTACTATTGTGAATATTGGCGGACCTGCAGAGTGAAATATTGAAAGTCATTGCCACTatgcaatttaaaataacaaacccGTGTGGGCAAACCTAAAGGTGACAATCTGTGATTTGTTCCtccttttttaattgttgatttataatacagtataacatTTTCAAATTGACAGAGGATTGTAGCCTATGCCTAATGTCTACTACAAGAATTTCTAAGTTTAGATGTTTATGTTATGGTTAGTCAACTAAACGCATGTTTGTCTTATGTACTGTAATGCCTCCTTTAGTGCTATGACATGTCAATTACtttatttagtttagtttcttATTGATATACTGTACTCCATATTAAGTTATGGATGATGAAAACTCAATATGTATTCGGTGTGTTCTGTATTGCTGTTGCGTCTAAACACCAGTGAGCCATAAAGCTTTTCCTCAGGCTGTGGCATTAGTGCTGGCATTAATATGTATTCGTGCTGGCATTAGAGTATGATGTAAGGCACTTCATTGTTGTTCTTGAGATACAGTACAGCATTGGCTGAGCAAATACTGGAATCTGAAAGCTTTCCACTTGGTGTATTCAGTTTTCCACTTCTGAGGTTCTTCTAACCTTACTGTAGATGCAGTCTAACTCTGCACTTTTAATAATATACGATAAAGATgagttattgttttttaaaagataaaatgatTGAAAGAATGATGTGGGCATTAAAATGAGTCTTGGCAGCTGACATTGACTGCTAGATTTATATATCTTGgagcaatattaaaataaagctaGGCATGTGGATATCTGAGAAATCGATCTGACCTTGGACGCTGTGTAGTGCAGTAGATCCAGTGAGCTGTGCCTGAAATGAGAAAGGCAGCGAGGCTAAGCTTGCACTGGCATCAGCAAAAACAATGTCTTTCAAAGATTTGTACTGCATTGGGATTTTTTAAAGTTGCACTTCTATACTGAAAACTGTTTTTACTTTAGAAACCTAATTGGCAATGCACTGATGTCATGCATACAGTATGTGCTGTGCAGGAAAGTGATACACTATTTTGATTTCTGACCAATGTCATTGGCCCAGTGGATAGGTAACTCTGATCACTGAGATACGATGATCGAATCCGACTCtcagatttttaatttttaatttttaaaaatattactcATGCAGTGTAGTAGTGGCGgtctttctttacaaattgcaTTTGTGTAGAGTGGAGAATCCTAAATCTTGTTATGGATGAATTGCTCAGTATATAGCCTACTTTTAGATTACAGACCAGAAACCTCACATGTTGGTTATTTCTAAAGTGCTACATTTTACACGAACAAAGCATGTCTAGAATCTATTTCCATGTGTATTGTTGATAAATGTGGTAAATTATAATTCTGACTTGCTGCTATTACATGCATGACTTGCAGTGACAGTTCTGCTTAAGGTTTGTGTGAGTCCTAACACACTCAAATGCAACTTATATACAAAGCCTAGGTGTGTAAACTTTTACTGCAGAAATAGAGGTGGTATCAACAACATATTCCATATTTCTGCGATCTGGTTTACTTATGTAAGGTAATTGTTCAAATACTTGGGAACGTCCTGTCCGCAACAGGTAGGCCTACATTACTGTGTATTTTCAACTtgaactgtaacaaaaaaaaaagcttttatgttTTGTGCATAAGACAAACatgctgttttgtaaaaatgaagtgttatACAGTGGAAGAagggcaataaaaaaaacagctgtaagttataattattattattatttatttcttagcagacaccctcatccagggtggcttccaattgttacaagatatcacattatttttacatacaatagtTTCCTTGTTATGTGGCATTTTTAAAAGCAAGTATTTGTCCATGTTTCTGGTGTTTGCCTATTCAAGATGTGACTATACAAAGTTAGAAAATTAGTATTAGATGTTGTAGCGATTTAGATTTTAACTGTAGTactgctaaatgttaaccaaaatagtctttctttttattttatatttttatataaaataatttaaataaatggacAAGTACCATTTGTTAAAACTACAGAAGAATTTAATCTCTGCCACTTTCTAGACATACAGTACAGGGTGTCTCCTGTTTTAAGTTAGTATTATACACACATGCTGCCATACAAAACAGTAGACCATATGTGTTGCCTTCTGGAACAGGGTAATATTCTGACAATACTATAATAAGCCACAATACAAATCTGTAACTGAAAAGTGCTCTTAAAATGGCTGATACAATAGACCTGTGGTTTGTTGCTATGGAGACTGTTCAGTTATTATTTCCACACATTCTTTTGTTCTTTGTCTTGTAGTACAAGCTTTAGGTTTGGATTTTTGAATTTTTACAGTATCATACAGTGCCATATGTAGAAAAGCTTTCTGTTTTAAGGGGGATCTTCATAATGTGTTTCTGTATCTTTTGAGTGGTGGAATACTCTCTACTGTTTTTACATTGCCAGGCTTTACATTGTTGtaacaaagtgtaataataaACGTGTAGATACTCCACCTTTTATTACTTGCTCTACTGTAGTGATTGTATTCAATAACCGTGACTTCACTGTATCTACACTGGTGATGGCGATGGGGCAGCTAGTGAGAGGACTATGCTGTtttggagattattattattattattattattattattattattattattattattagttcatttagcagacacctttatctaaggcgacttacagagggtgtgtgaactatgcatcagctgcagagtcacttacaattacgtctcacctgaaagacggagcataaggaggttaagtgacttgctcagggtcacacaatgagtcagtggctgaggtgggatttgaaccggggaccttctgcttataagcccttttcttaaccactggaccacacagcctccttgcccTGGTTTCTATTCTGTGCTGTAATGGAACCCCGGGGATAATAGATTCCCCTGGTGCAGTCCAGCTTGGAGAATCAAATTTCACCCATAGACAACTAGATACCTGCTGTAGAAGCAATAGAGCTTATCGCATACaatatatattcaaaatataattGATGTAAAACCCAGTTTTTGTTGTGTAAGTGATATCATTATGGTTGGCTGAAGTTAGATCCTCCCATACAGTCGGTGCAGTGTTATAGGTATTGTGCCTGTGGCCTGATTTGAATGCTTTGGTATTCTTTGTTCTTTTTGAAGTCTAATGCATGTGGTGttgtaaaacataaaacaattactATAGATAGTTTTTTGTTGCTTTGTAAATTCTCCGTTGATTTTGTTTATATTAGTAAAATTATTCTATAGCTTTAATTTgatttagaataataataaaatgcattaaattcAGTTTCAGCCACAGTGCAGTAGATGTTGCCACATTTGTAGAATGCACATCATCTGTTTGCAAATGTAAGCACAATAAATCAAATAGCAGTGTATCATTCATCCTGCTTTGTGGATACAGTAGCATTTTTAGGATTGACAAATTGCTGCAGAGTTCAATAAATCTTTTATACATTGTAGCaagcttaaagaaaaaaagtgcTCCATCAAACCAGTGAGATCTATGGCATGCTGAAAGTGAAAGGCTAATGGTATATTTGTCATTATAATAAcaaaaaacttttgttttgtacagggaATAAATCTCAAGATAGCGGGATTGCAGAGATGGAGGAGCTTCCAGTTCCACAAAACATCAAGATAAATAACATCACGTGCGACTCCTTTAAGATCTCCTGGGACATGGACCCAAAGTCCAAGGAGCGCATTACACACTACTTCATTGACCTTAACAAGAAAGAGAACAAGAATTCAAACAAGTTTAAACATAAGGTATCTTTCATTATGTATTGACATGTAATATAATTTACTAAACATGTGGCATTGATTATATCATAATTAATTATATGCAGATTATATTGCATGGTGAACAGTTAACTTAGTTGAACATAACTAAccatattttttataattctgGCCAGTATTATATTGCCATTTGTGTCATATCTGACATTCTACTAgacatgttgtttatttatacCCCAAAGTCTCCCCCACTGATTTGCATCTTTAAAAGCCATCCCAGGGTTCAAGTAAATGGTTGCCCACAACATATACATCTATTTGCATCAACTTCTAGTCATTGTACACCCTCTTTAAAAGCATattcaaactttcttttttttttttaattaattaaaagacTGAGCTAGACAAATTtactatagatatatatatatatatctatatatatatatatatatatatatagatatatatagatgtgTGATGGGAGTGAAGCCCCAGAACAATGAGTTCGTTGTTACACGTTAGTTGAGTGGCCACCCTTTGGGGAATCGAAAGACGGCATGAACAAAAGGTTAGAAGCATCTCACATAACTCTGAGTAGGTTGTAGGACCACCATGAGCAGAAAGAATGGTATTGGTTCAATTTGACcagtctgcaaggtgtttcaattgttttaaaaatatatcattacTTTTGAGACCattaaataatcattaatgtgTGCAGTTTTGGATATGGATGAACTTACCGTCTTGCCCTAATACatataatgtctttatttattcaAATGGAGATGGCAGCTTTTGTATGTTACATAACACAGTATCTGGTATGCAGTTTGCATAACACTCACTGTAAGGGACAGTCCATTTACACAAAGTATGTACTGCATATAACACTTCTATACAACATGgtctttcaaatacaaatactttttttcattatatataaataatttcaaGCAGAACAACAAATGGGACACCCTCCttaaatattgtattgattttaaactGAGACGGAGATTCTGTATTTCTAGGATGTTCCTACAAAACTGGTGGCCAAAGCAGTGCCTCTACCCATGACTGTGCGGGGCCACTGGTTCCTGAGCCCTCGAACAGAATACACAGTCGCTGTTCAGACTGCCTCGAAGCAGAGCGATGGGGATTACGCTGTGTCTGAATGGAGTGAAATTATTGAATTCTGCACTGCTGGTGAGGTTAAAACATCTGCACTATGACTCATTTCTTTAGACAGTTTCAatagaaaacaatgcaaaatatatatttttcttttttcatgagGAGTGAATTATATTAATTGCTATTAAAAACAACACCATTTCATCTGAACCAGTCATCAACTATAAAGCAATGCTATGGTTCAAACAGATAAGTCTTCTGAATATGGCAAACAGGTAACAAGCAAGCTGAGAACTATAACTCTCAATACTCTCACTGCTGTGATGGATATATTTTTAACTGCCTGCTAAGTAATCCCTGTAGGTTTCACTGTGACAAAACAGTGCTCCAAACAGCAGATTTGCCAAATTAATTTTACCTTTTAActttgttttatgaataaaaatgATAAACCTCTTTTTTTAAGCCAACAGTGAAAGTATACCAATAGGTTTCTAATAGAGTTTACTTCATGGTGATATTTTGCTATGCACCTCACAATGTCAATATTCTATTTAATCCTTCTTTATTTCATAATCCTTCAgctacaaatactgtattttttctaaaagctttaataaaatgttgtttttcagaTTACTCTCCAGTGCATCTGACACAGTTGTTAGAGAAAGCTGAAGTGATTGCAGGGCGAATGCTGAAGTTTTCACTGTTTTATCGAAACCAGCATAAAGAATATTTTGATAAAGCCAGGTAAGTACCGGTATTTATATTGGAGTGACAGTCAAATAGTGTGTGGTTTAAAAACTTTGACATGTTATGTATTAGGGCTTTCTCAGTATTATTTGAGTCTTTTCTTACAAAGTAAGTACTGCAttcaggtttgtgtgtgtgtgtgtgaatgaactTATACAACTTTACTTAATTGGGCAAAATAGAATATCTGGCTCTTAGAAAGCAATTCAAAATATGAATGACATCACTCCACTAATATTGCCTTAGAAAATATACAGAAAGGTTTTGCACTGATCAGATGAAAtggattataaaaatgtaaagacAGATCAAGTGCATGATTCAATGACAAATCCTTTTGAAACATATCTGCAGATGTATCTTCATtgtcacaaaacaaaatgaaaaaaagtccTGCAAAACCTGCTGTGGCATATCATCTGTGAGACTACCGTTCTCTGGAAGTAAAATGTTTCAATACAAAGTCGTTTTAAAGCTGCTCCAACCCCTATATCcctatgtactgtattatttacaTCAATATCCTCACTGGTCAGTATAATTTAGGAAAAGTGAAAAGACAGCAAAATGAAAAATTTCAAAACAGAATTAAAGTATTCTTTAGATACCAAGACATCAGTTGGCAAGATGTACTTTTCAAGGCACGCACAATGCTGAATAAGTAATGGCTGATTAAAAATTCAGTTAATATTTATAGAATACGTATAATGGTTTAAAGCAATTGTCTCATGGCACCATTCTTATGTTTTACAGTCTACATAAGCAATGACCAGTGATTGTAAGAGACACAGATAAAATGAAGTGATCAACCAATTATACATGTATTGGCGCTGTGTTGTACCTTCTTTAGATGATGGACAATAGCAACATCTAGTGGCAGGAACATGTATTTGCTGTTCGGTACacaataattagggcttctgattttcagttttatccggtaaactTTAACacccctgataaaaaaaaaaaaaatctgtgtatagCCAATAGACAACAGAAAAACATTGGAAATGGTtcctcaattcacgttgacttcaccccctttcccatttaaaaaaaaaactacctttcccagttcTTCCTGACTtttatctatcattgattcgttcagaatactttaaacccatccTAACTACTGAATGGCAGCAAATTccaacatttctattggagacgtcgctggagatttaaaacaagattgcaATAAGAAACTGAGGCTTGtttgcgggatttaaagctatattacagttagatagtgagaatttaaaacagaattgtggcaaaatgtaaaaaaatgcctagacacaccaaaaccccagaagaatgtgcccatggccataaggatttcattgtggaagaccgcaaaggaaagaaggtacaacttaagtgtgcaagtactgtcgagatACTATACATATTGGTGGCAGAAAAAgaacgcccaagcattttggaaagtaaccaacaataatttcatatagtatataaaaagcgaaagcaaAAAAGATTTTGGGGTATCTACagtacataaaactcaaatagtCAAAATTAACACTGAAAAAGGCGCCCTAACAATAATATATGACCCAGAGCTTTTATTTGGTTAAAAACAAGAATTTGATATACCTTTTATTGATGTTAATATAATGAatcaaaataatgaataaaaactTAAAAAGTATGCAgtactttgtttaaattaattgtacaggaatactgaaatgtatttgtgtttcagAGTGCAACAGGGGAATAAAATGATGCCCTCAGTAAAGGATAACAGTGGGAGCCACGGCTCTCCAATCAGTGGCAAACTGGAAGGCATCTTCTTCAGCTGCAACACCGAGTTTAACACCGGGAAGGCACCGCAAGACTCGCCATATGGAAGATACCGATTTGAGGTCCAGGCTGAAGTACTTTTTAACCAAAAGACTAACCTTTACTTCGGTgacttgtactgtatgtacacagCCTACCACTATGTCATCCTTGTCCTCGCCCCCTCTGGTTCGCCAGGTGATGAGTTTTGCAAACAGCGCCTCCCTCAGTTAAATATTGCAGACAACAAGTTTCTGACCTGCACCGAGGAGGATGGTAGGCTGGTATTTCACCACGCCCAGGATGTCATTTTGGAGGTGATCTACACTGATCCCCTCGATCTTTCCCTTGGAACAGTCGCTGAGATTAGTGGTCACCAGCTAAGGAGCTTGTCCACAGTGAATGCAAAGAAAGACCCGAGCTGCAAGATCTGCAACATTAGTGTTGGACGTTAATCTGTACATACTGTTCAtgtggaaaaaacaaaaacccactCAGATTGTCTGACCGCTTAAATGTTTCATTTCCCAGACTCGCATATGCAGCTTTACCAAAcagcagggtttgttttttttcataaaagggtttatttttctCTCCTGAAATAGATTTGTTCGTGTTCCTTGTTCTTTTCTGAGGTATTCGTGAAGTCACTGCCGAGTCAAACAATAACAGTGCTTTTTCTTCCCCCTGGCTGTGATGCTTAACAGACAATTTCTACTGTTTTAGAGCGGCAATGTATTGATTTGCCTAAAGTAACACACACTGATTTGAAACTGCTGTAGAAAAGCAACGGTAACAGCTTCTAAATGGCATTCTAAATGCATATTCATTTTATCTTGTGATAAAATAAAATTACTGGATAATTTTAAAAGAGCATGATAGGTTGTACTTGCAGCATGAATTTAACATTGAAAAAACTAGAAATGTCAGCACTTCCAACTTGTTGTTCAACAGTGTTACATGTTATTTATTCTAGCTAACCAAATCCATATACTGtgttttaaacataataaatgtgatagaaaaaatatttattttcttactgttGTATAAAACTCTTAGAAACCAGAAGTACACAATATCAAGGATGTAAGGTCATAGCACTGTATGGCATTCATTGAATCAATAATTTCTCAAGCTGatgaaaaatattacaaaatgtgcAGGGATTACTTCCACAAAGCCAACATTGACAAGCTAGCTTGAAATCAATTCATCAAAAATGTgaaagactgattttaaatgacaTTATCTAGGTAATCGCATACTctgtaaaaaagaaacaacaaaatctACATAGCATATATCTGATCATTAAAGCACAGTTTAAGTTACTGACATGCATATACTGTACTCCAAGGATGTGGTTTCtccaaatattttaacaaatgtttttgtgttgcagttaaactttttttttttcattaaagctTGTAGTCAGAATTGCAAACAGAGAACAATTATTTAATGAACCTTTATCTTCAGTAGTAGATGCAATCTATTGGGCATATTGCTGTATTTGTAACTGCACCATACTTCAGATTCATTCGAGATTAAAAATAGAACAGGAAAATATGACAATTTAGTAATCAGAAATGTATTGTAGGTTTACATCGTCAGCTTGCTCAAGGTTCTGACATGTTATAAGGGGTTGCTTCAAAATTGAAGTTTTATAGAAGCTTTTTCGAGAATAATTTGAAGCCATGCATTTCACAAAGAGGTATATCCAGAATCTTAGGATTTTAAGTGAACCATGGGGCTATACAGCAATTTGCCAGTGAAGATGGTGTTATGATCAAAGTGTCACAAAACAGGTTCACTGATTACAGAAAGATAGCCTTTCAAATATCCATTTGCCACTGTgtatgtaatctttttttttgcacagagGGTTTCAAAATAGAAAAAAGGATGCAAATACTGTGccatatattaaaagaaaaagaagtgcaaacatttattgcagcaaatattgaccttgaaggccattagcgaaattaagttgccgcaaaaaaatcctgttttacagtaccCTGAAACCCTCCGTAGCTGGACATTAAGATTACAAAACGTGTTAACACATGATACAGTAACGAGGAAACCGCATCTTTTGGAAATACTTTAGTTTTCCCTTCAAGTAAAAATAAATTGCTGTATTTATACGTATATGAATGAAGACCACTATTGTAAAAACACTTACCAGTTCTGTttctaccatttttttttttggtaccatTGCACAACAAACCAGCATTTAGAACTAGCTACTTAATTAGGCAAGCTGTGAGTATCGGTTTGTCACAAACAACTGTTAAATGTAATCTCTGTTGCTTGGCAACCGTTGAATTTCTTGCTGTCTTTTTATTCTCAACCAGTGTTGTTATTAAAGTGCTTCGTAGTGTCTGTATGGCACGATCAATTTACATATAAAACATTTGTCAATGCAAACATCTCAACCGTTCCAAAAATGTTCAATTAACGAAGCAGGAAATTCTTCTCACGTAGTCTGTGCAGCTCCCCTTTTGCTGACGAGGACTTCCAGTAATCTaagttttgcttttatttgtttgaaCTCAGAGTATTCTTCAGCTATGGGAATTCGGTCCTCTTTCTGTGCAGCCCTTTttagaagggggaaaaaaagataaaAGCGTACAGCTTTTTGCTTTAACATATAAATCTATCCAAATTTACCCCAAAGGAATACTGGTATAATATAGTCTGTCACAATGCAATTGTAAATTGCAAGGTATAAGAAAGGATTGGTTAATAATaaaaattcaatttttaaatGGAAATGGAATGTAACTTGCATAGTATTCCAAAAATGATATGTCCAATTAAACTGTCACCATAATCCATGTAAAACAAACTGGCGTCTGTGAAGCTTCGGTGCCAAACGAAGTAATGTATTCTAGGACAGCCACCATGGGTTGTTGAGAGCCCCCTAGTGGGCATCTGTAAGTATTACTGTTGTTTTAACTGCCTAATTTTGAGGAATTAATCCATTCTGCATATGCAGTAACATTTCACACAGACACGCCCCACCTCTATATCAGTGGCAGAActtaaatctaaatctaaatgtGGCTAAATTACTTTGTAGAGTCTTATAAACCAATGATGTGTCCAAAAAACAGTATTTAGAAGTTACATCATCATAAGCTATTAAAAGACAATACCAGCTTCTGCCATACCTCCCCACTTGTCTTAAAAATTGGTCTTCAAAATCTCTCAAAGCTTTTCGAAGTCTCTTCTTTTCAGCTCTGGTTTCTCGAAGGTGCTCCAGCAACTCCGGCCTGGGATAAATacatcaatatgttaacattaagACGAGTATTTACTCAAATTAAAATTGAACATAAAACAGGAAACCTAACAGATTTCCAATAAAATAAGCGCAAAAAATTATTGACACCTATTGTGTGAAACAGTTTGGCAAATGTCTCAGGTTTTTTTTGCCAGTCTCCGGAGATGGAGAACAGTCTCAACTGTTCTGCAACTTGCCTGCTTTTCATCAACCTCTTCAACTGATTACAGCCTGGGCTGTACATCACTAACATTGATCCTTCCTCCCCACTGTTAAAACATTTCTTCAAAATGAAATTTCATTGCATGCAACACAGGTAAATAATCTTCAAATTAATAGTGTGTCAACACTTAAGGGCCCtacggggtgtgtgtgtgaaatcaAACTTACATGGAGGCCTCGTGTAAATTGGACATGGTAACAGCGTTCTGTCTGACAGCTTTCATCTCATCTAAAGGGGATACAAAGGCTGGCTCATTGTCTTCCTCATAGGGACACAAAGACTCGTCGGAAGAATTCTGGGATATTATTCTGGAAGGTGGTAGTGGGTTGTGCTGCATATTCTCTTCATCAGATCCCTCTTCTTCCTGTGTACAGTAATAATATCATTATCAACAGCTCTCTTTAAACTATTCCCTTTTAATGATTATAACAATTGTATTTCAGAATTACCGTTACTTTTCTGTGATATGgggaattgaaaataaat
The sequence above is a segment of the Acipenser ruthenus chromosome 7, fAciRut3.2 maternal haplotype, whole genome shotgun sequence genome. Coding sequences within it:
- the LOC117415572 gene encoding phytanoyl-CoA hydroxylase-interacting protein-like isoform X2, with the protein product MNACGNKSQDSGIAEMEELPVPQNIKINNITCDSFKISWDMDPKSKERITHYFIDLNKKENKNSNKFKHKDVPTKLVAKAVPLPMTVRGHWFLSPRTEYTVAVQTASKQSDGDYAVSEWSEIIEFCTADYSPVHLTQLLEKAEVIAGRMLKFSLFYRNQHKEYFDKARVQQGNKMMPSVKDNSGSHGSPISGKLEGIFFSCNTEFNTGKAPQDSPYGRYRFEVQAEVLFNQKTNLYFGDLYCMYTAYHYVILVLAPSGSPGDEFCKQRLPQLNIADNKFLTCTEEDGRLVFHHAQDVILEVIYTDPLDLSLGTVAEISGHQLRSLSTVNAKKDPSCKICNISVGR
- the LOC117415572 gene encoding phytanoyl-CoA hydroxylase-interacting protein-like isoform X1, with product MEVPRLGHSISSPTSPCETMVKNLSLEAIQLCEREGNKSQDSGIAEMEELPVPQNIKINNITCDSFKISWDMDPKSKERITHYFIDLNKKENKNSNKFKHKDVPTKLVAKAVPLPMTVRGHWFLSPRTEYTVAVQTASKQSDGDYAVSEWSEIIEFCTADYSPVHLTQLLEKAEVIAGRMLKFSLFYRNQHKEYFDKARVQQGNKMMPSVKDNSGSHGSPISGKLEGIFFSCNTEFNTGKAPQDSPYGRYRFEVQAEVLFNQKTNLYFGDLYCMYTAYHYVILVLAPSGSPGDEFCKQRLPQLNIADNKFLTCTEEDGRLVFHHAQDVILEVIYTDPLDLSLGTVAEISGHQLRSLSTVNAKKDPSCKICNISVGR
- the LOC117415572 gene encoding phytanoyl-CoA hydroxylase-interacting protein-like isoform X3, with the protein product MEELPVPQNIKINNITCDSFKISWDMDPKSKERITHYFIDLNKKENKNSNKFKHKDVPTKLVAKAVPLPMTVRGHWFLSPRTEYTVAVQTASKQSDGDYAVSEWSEIIEFCTADYSPVHLTQLLEKAEVIAGRMLKFSLFYRNQHKEYFDKARVQQGNKMMPSVKDNSGSHGSPISGKLEGIFFSCNTEFNTGKAPQDSPYGRYRFEVQAEVLFNQKTNLYFGDLYCMYTAYHYVILVLAPSGSPGDEFCKQRLPQLNIADNKFLTCTEEDGRLVFHHAQDVILEVIYTDPLDLSLGTVAEISGHQLRSLSTVNAKKDPSCKICNISVGR